Part of the Paenibacillus guangzhouensis genome is shown below.
AATTTGTTGGAATATTCTCGGTTCCCCGCTGCAGAAAAATTGATGCACAGGGAGTTCATCGGCTTTGGCTAACTGTCCGTATTGATGTAAAATCGTACTGATTTCTCGCGCCGTCTCGTCCGCGGAGCTAATCAGCTTCACATTCGGCCCCATCACTTCCGCAATGGGTTCCATGAGGAACGGATAATGCGTACAACCGAGGATCAGGCAATCGATGGGCTTATAACGAAGCTGCGCAAGCGACTCCTGAACGGTCTCCCGCGTCACTTCGTCCCGGAACATGCCTTTCTCTACCAGGGGCACGAACTTCGGACAAGCTTCGCTAACCACTTCAATATGCGGTGAAATCTCCCGCAGCGCCTGTACATAGGCACCGCTCCGAATGGTCCCTTCTGTACCGATAACACCGACAAAGCCAGTCTCTGTCGCATTAATCGCGGCTCTTGCACCGGGATGGATAACCCCAACGACAGGCACATTGACCATCGCTCGAATCTGCTCTAGCGCGACGGCCGTTGCCGTATTGCACGCAATCACAATCATTTTAGGCTGAAACTGAATAAGATACTCGACAATTTGCTGGGTAAATAACAACACTTCTTCCGACGAACGCGGTCCATAGGGTGTGCGGGCAGTGTCTCCAAAATAAATGATCTTCTCCCGTGGAAGCTGCCTCATAACTTCTTTAACAACGGTTAATCCTCCCACACCGGAATCTAGTATAGCGATGGCTTGCTGCACGAACACACGCTTCCTTCTTATAGAATGTCAGTTACAGGGATTCCCCTCTCATAGAATATGAATCTATCGGCCGAAATGTACCACGTAACATGAATCCATAAATATTAGCTCAAAATGTAGTGAGGTTCAAGCAACGCCGTGACATTTCCACCAAATGCCAATAGGATATCATGAACATGATCACCACAAGTCAAATGGAAAAGGGGGCGCTCATGGCCGCTGAACGTATACTCATTGGTTGCCCGGTTCACCAATCGCCGCAAATTCTAGCTTGTTTCTTGGATACACTGCAGCACCTGCATCATCATACACCGCATCCTATCGATTATCTATTCATTGACGATAACTTGGATCCCTGGTCCAGCGAACTGCTCCTTCGTTTTGCCTATACCGAGAAGAGCCTATCACCGAACCGTCAGATTACGGTTCTCTCCTCAGGTGAATCCTTGCAATATGAGAAGGATGAGGTTACCCATCAATGGAATAATCTGCTTATTTGGAAAGTGGCGCGGTTCAAAGATCGCATCTTGAGCCATGCGCGGGAAGCCAGGTATGATTACCTCTTTCTTATCGATTCCGATGTGTTAATCCAACCTTCCACCTTGGACCAGCTCATCGAGGCGAAGAAACCGATTATCTCCGAGATCTTCTGGACGGAGTGGACGCCAGGATCACACCAGCTCCCACAAGTCTGGCTCACGGACCATTATAAAATGTATCGCGCCGATTACGGGGAAGAACTATCTGAAGAAGAAATTCAGACGCTAACGCTGGAATTCCTCGCACGCCTGCAAGTCCCAGGGGTCTACGAAGTAGGCGGACTAGGTGCTTGCACATTAATTCATAGAGATGCGCTGTACGATCGGATCTCCTTCGGCCCAATATCGAACCTCTCCTTCTGGGGCGAAGATCGCCATTTCTGTGTGCGAGCAAAAGCGCTCGGCATCCCGCTCTTCGTCGACACACATCAGCCTGCTTTGCATCTTTACCGGGCGTCAGATCTGCCCAAAGCGACGGCATTTTTTCATATTCATCGCATCGCGCCTGTCTATCAAAAAATATTTGCCAAATAAAATGACAAAATTTTAATGAACCTTTTTACCCCAAAATACGTCATAATGGTATAGATCTATATTCTATCAATATTTGAAAGGAGTCTTACCATTGAGACAGCAAACTCAGACGGCACAGCGACAATCGCAGCCTGTTGCCCCAAGCCGTCGAGCGAGGAAGCAACAGCTTACTAGCAAAAAGAAACGCATGACCTTTGGTCGTTTTATAAAGAATCTCTTCATTACATTATTTATTGTCGGATCACTCGGCGCCGCATGGCTCTTCTTCACGCCATCGGGTACGAACGTCCGTATGCTCATCGCAGATACACTCATCACCACGCAGCATCGCGTCTGGGCGAAATATATTATCGGGGAAGAAGCTCTGAAGAACCGTGTTGCCGAATATAACAAAAGATTCGAAGGCATGGGTGATGAGAAAGACGACCATACCATTACGACAGACGGGAAAAAATCCGGAGACTTGGTCGAGATCAAGCCAGTCAGCGGGGCAGGCTTCAGCGGTTACCTGATGATTGTCAATGATCCAACCAAAATCCGCATTGGCGTTCCGAATCACGTCGGACGCGGTGAGAAAGTCACGAGCATGGTGAAACGTACAGGCGCAATCGCAGGCGTGAACGCCGGAGGCTTTGCCGATCCGAATTGGAAGGGAAATGGATTCCAACCGATTGGACTCGTCATCGCCGATGGAAAAGTCTATTATGACGGCGGCATTAAGAAGACCAAGAAAACCCAGATTGTCGGACTCGATAAGAACGGACGAATGGTCGCAGGGAATTATACCATTCCGCAGCTTCAAGAGATGGGCGTGAAGGAAGCCGTAACGTTCCAGCCCCGCATCATCGTCAACGGCAAAGGTCTCGTGAAGAACGCTGCCGACGGTTGGGGCATTGCGCCACGTACCGTCATGGGGCAACGTGCCGATGGTACGATCTTGTTCCTCGTGATCGACGGCCGCCAAGCGCATAGTATCGGCGCCAATCTCTATGATTGCCAGAATATCATGCTTGAGAACGGCGCAGTCATTGCCGCGAACCTGGACGGCGGGTCATCGACCGTACTTGTGAAAGATAATGAAATTGTGAACTCTCCTGCCAGCCAGCATGGCGAGCGTTATCTGCCGACTGCCTTCCTCGTCTTCAATGATCCGGAGAAGGTCGACATTCCGAATATTTGGGAAGGACTCGATCCGCATAAAATTGACCCATCCAAGTGGTAATGCAATCATTCCTATTCATCATTTATTCATGCGAACCCATAGGACGAACGATCCTATGGGTTTTTTTCATGCCAACCAATTGACTCGTATGGCTCAGCTTCTTTAATTATTCTCAATTTAAAAATGTCAATGTGAAAATTTACAGACAACATCCGCAATCATCCTTAATATATTAGATTAATGGTGACCTCTAGCTTGTGCCTGATTCGATTTTTGTGATCAAAAAAGGTTGTTAAGAACGGTGGAAAAGCTATTGAACACTTGAGAAATACTGGTAATATTAGAGTTGAAATCTTATTCTAGAAGGGAGTAATAGGATGGTTACTTTACCCAAATTAAATGAACTAGGATTTTTCGAGATTAGGCTGGAATCCATCGGCGGTCTCGGCGCGAACTTAGCCGGGAAAATGCTGGCGGAGGCCGGAGTTACAGGCGCCTCACTTAACGGCGTAAGCTTCTCATCCTATGGATCGGAGAAAAAAGGCTCTCCCGTCAAAGCACACATCCGGTTTTGCGACAACCATACGAATATCCGAGATACGTCGCCTGTTGAACGGCCGCATGTTGTAGGAATTTTTCACGAATCATTATCCAAAACAGTCAATGTCATCAGCGGCATCTATGAGGACAGTCTCGTACTTGTAAATTCGAATAAAACACCTGAACAGTTAAAAGAGAAAATGAAGCTCCTCGGCGGTACCATTGCTGTCGTCGATGCAACAGGCATTTCACTAGAAGAGAAGAACCGCACGAACATGGCGATGTTAGGCGCGCTTTTCCGGCTATGCGACTTCCTAGACCCCGAAGCCATGAAAAAGGTCATCCGCAAATCCCTCGAGAAGAAGTATCCACAAGCTGTAGCTCCCGCAATCAAGACGTTCGAAAGAGGCTATCAAGAAGTAACATTCCAGACATTCGAACTGCCAGAAGGGCAGAAAATGCCAGCTTTTGTGCGCCAAGATACACCTGTGCTCGGTTACGAGACACAACCGATGGGCGGCGTCATTACCAATCCAGGGAACAGCATTCTGAAGGATCTAAGCATCTCGCGCGCAGGAATGATGCCGCATTTCGCCGACGATAAATGTATACACTGCGCGGCTTGCGATAACGTCTGCCCTGATTTCTGCTTCGTATGGGAAGAACAACCGGATAAGAAAGGCCGTCCGCAAATGTTCCTGCAAGGAATCGACTATCAATACTGCAAAGGCTGTCTCAAATGCGTTAGAGCTTGTCCAACAGATGCGCTCAGCAGCGCAAGAGAAGAAGATGGCTATGCAGATGAGCATCGAACGCCGCATCATTTTGACCTAGCAGTCCATTAAATTGCATGCCAGAAAGGTGGAATCGACATTGTCTATCGATTTGTCCAAAGAACAAGCAGGACTTGCCCAAGTAGAGCAGCGTGTCGTGTATGAATCCGGCAACGAAATGGCTGCTTACGCGGCGCATCAAATTAATTATCATATTATGGGATACTTTCCGATCTCGCCATCGACAGAGGTCGCTCAATTTCTAGATTTAATGAAGTCCAATGGACAGCATGATATCGTGCTAATCCCGGCTGACGGCGAACACGGTTCAGCAGGGGTATGTTATGGTGCTTCCACCGCAGGTGGGCGTGTGTTCAACGCAACGAGCGCGAACGGTTATCTCTACATGATCGAACAAATGCCGGTGCAATCCGGGACGCGATTCCCTATGGTGATGAACCTTGTCTGCCGCTCCGTCTCCGGGCCGCTTGATATTCATGGCGATCATTCGGATCTCTACTACGCCCTCAACACTGGCTGGCCCATTCTGATGTGTCGTGATCCGCAAGCGGTCTACGATATGAATATTATGGCGCTTAAGGTGGCAGAAGATGCAGAGGTTCGTCTGCCTGTGCTCGTCGCATCCGATGGTTATTTTACATCGCATCAGAAGCGTAAAGTGCAGACGTTCGCGAATCGTGAGGATGTGCATCAATTCATTGGCGCGCAGCCGCCAGTCGGATACCCTGACACGTTGGACCGCAACAATCCGATTACGGTCGGTCCGTATATGAATGAACCGGATTACATCAATAACTGTTACCAGCAATCGATGGCGATGTATAATGCCGAGCATGTCTATGATCGGGTTCGCCAAGAATTCGCTGCCCTGACAGGCCGCGACTATCCGATCCTTGATCTGTATCGCATGGAGGATGCCGAAGTCGCCGTCTTCCTCATGAACTCCGCATCGGAGATCATCAAGGATGTCGTAGACCAATTGCGTGCGCAAGGGATTAAGGCGGGCTCCATTGCACCGAATATGATTCGTCCGTTCCCTCAGAAAGCCATTGCTGAAGCGCTTAAGAACGTTAAAGCGATCACAGTTGGTGATCGCGCCGATTCTTACGGCGGACACGGCGGCAATATGGTAAATGAGATCAAGGCTGCCCTCTTCACACATGGCAACCGCGATACGCTCGTGATCAGCCGGATCTATGGTCTTGGCGGCAAAGACTTCTACGCCGAAGACGGGCATAACCTGTTCCAATTCGCCATCGATGCGATGGATAAAGGAATCGTCGAGAAGCCGTTCGATTATTACGGGCATACACCTGGCGATCCTGCCAAAGCACCGAAACGCGTGCTCAAGCCGATGAAATTCGAAGATTTGAAGACAGGCCTCATCACGGTGAAAAAAGACGAAGAGACGGGTAAGCTAAGCGTAAGGATCCCGCCGCTCCGCTCGCTCACGAAGAAACCGAAGCGCATTGCGCCAGGTCACGGTGCCTGCCCAGGCTGTGGGATTTTCTCCGGCCTTGAGTTATTCTTCAAAGGCATCGAAGGCGATATCGTAGCGCTCTTCCATACGGGATGCGCGATGGTTGTTACAACCGGCTATCCTTACTCGTCGCACAAAGCGACGTACATTCACAACTTGTTCCAGAACGGTGCGGCTACCCTGTCCGGGGTTGTCGAGATGTTCTGGGAACGCAAGCGCAGAGGCGAGCTCGATCACTTGAATCTGCAGGATGACTTCACCTTCGTCATGATTACGGGCGATGGCGGTATGGATATCGGCATGGGCCCGGCAATCGGCGCGGCGCTTCGCAATCATAAGATGATCATTCTGGAGTACGATAACGAAGGCTACATGAATACAGGGGCACAGCTCTCCTACTCGACGCCGATGGGACACCGGACCTCGACTTCCAATGTCGGTTCCGTCCGGGCCGGCAAAGTGTTCCATCATAAAGACACAGCGCAGATTATGGCCGCAACCCATATTCCTTATGTATTCACCGGTTCCGAAGCGTTCCCGCAGGATCTCGTGAAGAAAGCCGCCAAGGCACAGTATTATGCGCAAAATGAAGGACTTGTCTATGGTAAGATCTTAATTACGTGTCCGCTCAACTGGTTGTCCGAAGATGAACTTGGCACGGAAATTATCGATGCCGCTGTTGGCTCTTGCTTCTTCCCGCTCTACGAGGTGGAGCATGGCGTAACGACGATTACGTACAACCCGGATGAGAAAGATAAGCGCGTTCCGCTCGTCGACTGGCTCAAGACAATGGGCAAGACGAGACATCTTACCAAGCCAGAGCATGCCGAGACGCTCAAGGCATTCGAAGGGGAAGTCGAGCGCCGATGGAAGATCCTTCTCGCGAAGCATGAGAATCCGTATCTATAAGTTCGAGTTCAAAAAGTTAGCATTTCAGCACCGAGAATGAGAGGAGTTGTCCTCTATGCCTTACGTACTCCACCATACGGCAACCGGGCAGATCTATGCGTGTCTGCTCCGTAATGGCTATGATCTGGTCTATTACGGGGTGAAATATTGGGAGGATGAGGAAGCTGCCTCTACTGAGCTTCCTGCCTTCCACGCTTCACAGGAATTGTTAGCCACGGAAGCATGGTCGCTGCTTGAAATTGAAGAGCAGGTTCTGAAATTATGCAATGTGAAATTGAAGAACAACCCGAAGTACATCTGTTTCCTCGATACGGAGGGCCGGCCATATACGGAAGTCCTCACGCCATAACGTTCGTATACACACAGAGCAGCAGTCCCCCTTCATGCACAGGGAACTGCTGCTCTTTTACATTTCGTCATCGATTTAGCGACGCGGTTATTTAAGAACTTCTTCGAATTCGCGCGTTTCTTCCTTTTCTTCTTCTTGGCTTGAAGCGATTTGCGCAAAGGTTTCATCATCCTCTTGGCGACGGTTTTGGCGCCACTCGCGGATATTATTCACTTTATCTTTCGCTGCTTCAACCCAGCTCGAAGTCTGCTCGCCAACTTGTTTAATGACATTCGTCGTTTTCTCCGTTACTTGGTGCGCTCCTTCTTTGATATCTTGCCGCAGCTCGCGACCAGACTTGGGTGCAAGCAGTAGCGCCGCTACTGAACCAACAACACTCCCTACAAGTGCACCTAATAGAAAACTTTTTCTTTTCTCCGACATTTGTCATCGCTCCTCATTATGATCCTTCTTTACTCTCACTTGGCTTCGCTGCTCGGGACTCTGCGTTCGCTGGGCGAACGGCTTGCCATTTCTCCCATAATCCAAGGCCTAGATCCATCCAATCGAACATATCGCCAATGCGCTCAATGTTATTGGCGTGTGCACGATTCACATGCGACACGGCAGAGGCCGTTAACGCTTCCGTGACGGAGGTAACCGAGGAGGTGACATAGCGCAGTGTCTCCCCAGTATCGCGGATGGAATCACAGAATGGCTCAAAGGCATCCACTTGGCGCTTGACGTGCGCCGCTGTCTTCTGCGCATCTTGGATGAAGATGGACACCTCTTGGCCTAGCGCAGCCGTATCTCGCTGCAGTTGAAGAATTGTGACATAGGCCTG
Proteins encoded:
- a CDS encoding glycosyltransferase family 2 protein codes for the protein MITTSQMEKGALMAAERILIGCPVHQSPQILACFLDTLQHLHHHTPHPIDYLFIDDNLDPWSSELLLRFAYTEKSLSPNRQITVLSSGESLQYEKDEVTHQWNNLLIWKVARFKDRILSHAREARYDYLFLIDSDVLIQPSTLDQLIEAKKPIISEIFWTEWTPGSHQLPQVWLTDHYKMYRADYGEELSEEEIQTLTLEFLARLQVPGVYEVGGLGACTLIHRDALYDRISFGPISNLSFWGEDRHFCVRAKALGIPLFVDTHQPALHLYRASDLPKATAFFHIHRIAPVYQKIFAK
- a CDS encoding YtxH domain-containing protein, giving the protein MSEKRKSFLLGALVGSVVGSVAALLLAPKSGRELRQDIKEGAHQVTEKTTNVIKQVGEQTSSWVEAAKDKVNNIREWRQNRRQEDDETFAQIASSQEEEKEETREFEEVLK
- a CDS encoding thiamine pyrophosphate-dependent enzyme, with product MSIDLSKEQAGLAQVEQRVVYESGNEMAAYAAHQINYHIMGYFPISPSTEVAQFLDLMKSNGQHDIVLIPADGEHGSAGVCYGASTAGGRVFNATSANGYLYMIEQMPVQSGTRFPMVMNLVCRSVSGPLDIHGDHSDLYYALNTGWPILMCRDPQAVYDMNIMALKVAEDAEVRLPVLVASDGYFTSHQKRKVQTFANREDVHQFIGAQPPVGYPDTLDRNNPITVGPYMNEPDYINNCYQQSMAMYNAEHVYDRVRQEFAALTGRDYPILDLYRMEDAEVAVFLMNSASEIIKDVVDQLRAQGIKAGSIAPNMIRPFPQKAIAEALKNVKAITVGDRADSYGGHGGNMVNEIKAALFTHGNRDTLVISRIYGLGGKDFYAEDGHNLFQFAIDAMDKGIVEKPFDYYGHTPGDPAKAPKRVLKPMKFEDLKTGLITVKKDEETGKLSVRIPPLRSLTKKPKRIAPGHGACPGCGIFSGLELFFKGIEGDIVALFHTGCAMVVTTGYPYSSHKATYIHNLFQNGAATLSGVVEMFWERKRRGELDHLNLQDDFTFVMITGDGGMDIGMGPAIGAALRNHKMIILEYDNEGYMNTGAQLSYSTPMGHRTSTSNVGSVRAGKVFHHKDTAQIMAATHIPYVFTGSEAFPQDLVKKAAKAQYYAQNEGLVYGKILITCPLNWLSEDELGTEIIDAAVGSCFFPLYEVEHGVTTITYNPDEKDKRVPLVDWLKTMGKTRHLTKPEHAETLKAFEGEVERRWKILLAKHENPYL
- a CDS encoding DUF948 domain-containing protein, translating into MVEWSVVSMAIAFIILVVVAIIVLITVRNTVLQAYVTILQLQRDTAALGQEVSIFIQDAQKTAAHVKRQVDAFEPFCDSIRDTGETLRYVTSSVTSVTEALTASAVSHVNRAHANNIERIGDMFDWMDLGLGLWEKWQAVRPANAESRAAKPSESKEGS
- a CDS encoding 2-oxoacid:acceptor oxidoreductase family protein → MVTLPKLNELGFFEIRLESIGGLGANLAGKMLAEAGVTGASLNGVSFSSYGSEKKGSPVKAHIRFCDNHTNIRDTSPVERPHVVGIFHESLSKTVNVISGIYEDSLVLVNSNKTPEQLKEKMKLLGGTIAVVDATGISLEEKNRTNMAMLGALFRLCDFLDPEAMKKVIRKSLEKKYPQAVAPAIKTFERGYQEVTFQTFELPEGQKMPAFVRQDTPVLGYETQPMGGVITNPGNSILKDLSISRAGMMPHFADDKCIHCAACDNVCPDFCFVWEEQPDKKGRPQMFLQGIDYQYCKGCLKCVRACPTDALSSAREEDGYADEHRTPHHFDLAVH
- the racE gene encoding glutamate racemase, which codes for MQQAIAILDSGVGGLTVVKEVMRQLPREKIIYFGDTARTPYGPRSSEEVLLFTQQIVEYLIQFQPKMIVIACNTATAVALEQIRAMVNVPVVGVIHPGARAAINATETGFVGVIGTEGTIRSGAYVQALREISPHIEVVSEACPKFVPLVEKGMFRDEVTRETVQESLAQLRYKPIDCLILGCTHYPFLMEPIAEVMGPNVKLISSADETAREISTILHQYGQLAKADELPVHQFFCSGEPRIFQQIAQEWLKEHLETAPVVWQVPNFL
- a CDS encoding phosphodiester glycosidase family protein — translated: MTFGRFIKNLFITLFIVGSLGAAWLFFTPSGTNVRMLIADTLITTQHRVWAKYIIGEEALKNRVAEYNKRFEGMGDEKDDHTITTDGKKSGDLVEIKPVSGAGFSGYLMIVNDPTKIRIGVPNHVGRGEKVTSMVKRTGAIAGVNAGGFADPNWKGNGFQPIGLVIADGKVYYDGGIKKTKKTQIVGLDKNGRMVAGNYTIPQLQEMGVKEAVTFQPRIIVNGKGLVKNAADGWGIAPRTVMGQRADGTILFLVIDGRQAHSIGANLYDCQNIMLENGAVIAANLDGGSSTVLVKDNEIVNSPASQHGERYLPTAFLVFNDPEKVDIPNIWEGLDPHKIDPSKW